A genomic stretch from Blastocatellia bacterium includes:
- a CDS encoding N(4)-(beta-N-acetylglucosaminyl)-L-asparaginase, whose amino-acid sequence MIGKISRRTLMTTGFGALMATHWSLGRWLGQARQRTGSRPVVISSANGLRATARAMELIRQGVDTLDAVIAGVNIIEDDPADQTVGYGGLPNEDGEVELDASVMHGPTRRAGAVAALRYIKNPSKVAKMVMERTDHLLLVGEGALRFALAHGFKKEDLLTEQSRRVWLRWKETMSDRDAWGPGLAAPRQSSAQRGQSNWSDDEEERKWLVWADWVIANPPTGTVTCLAVNERGDISGTTSTSGLAFKMAGRVGDSPLIGCGLFVDNDVGAAGATGRGEECIKINGAHTIVELMRRGMSPTDACLDALRRIARNYDNDRSILRR is encoded by the coding sequence ATGATTGGGAAGATTTCGCGTCGAACGCTGATGACAACAGGATTCGGAGCACTTATGGCAACTCACTGGAGCCTGGGCCGGTGGTTGGGCCAGGCTCGGCAGAGAACTGGTTCGCGTCCGGTGGTCATATCGAGCGCCAATGGATTGCGGGCGACGGCCAGGGCCATGGAGCTCATCCGCCAGGGAGTGGATACGCTCGATGCTGTCATTGCCGGGGTCAACATCATTGAAGATGATCCGGCAGACCAAACCGTCGGCTATGGCGGCTTGCCCAATGAAGACGGGGAGGTCGAACTCGATGCCAGCGTCATGCATGGCCCGACCCGAAGAGCGGGCGCCGTTGCTGCCCTCCGCTACATCAAAAATCCCTCCAAGGTGGCCAAAATGGTGATGGAGCGCACGGACCATCTTCTCCTGGTGGGAGAAGGAGCCCTGCGCTTTGCTCTGGCCCATGGATTCAAGAAGGAGGATTTGCTCACGGAGCAATCGCGCCGGGTGTGGTTGCGATGGAAGGAGACCATGAGTGACCGGGATGCCTGGGGGCCTGGTCTGGCCGCACCGCGGCAGAGTTCAGCTCAAAGGGGTCAAAGCAACTGGTCAGACGACGAGGAGGAAAGAAAATGGCTTGTGTGGGCGGACTGGGTTATTGCGAATCCCCCCACGGGAACCGTCACCTGTTTGGCCGTCAATGAACGGGGCGACATTTCCGGTACAACAAGCACCAGCGGGTTGGCCTTCAAAATGGCGGGGCGCGTTGGAGACTCTCCATTGATCGGCTGCGGCCTCTTTGTGGACAACGATGTCGGTGCCGCCGGCGCGACAGGTCGCGGCGAGGAATGCATCAAGATCAATGGCGCCCACACGATCGTCGAACTCATGCGGCGGGGAATGTCACCTACGGATGCCTGCCTTGACGCCCTGCGCCGGATTGCCCGTAACTACGATAACGACCGGTCCATCCTCCGGCG